A segment of the Allosaccharopolyspora coralli genome:
TCAGCCGCCTCCGGAACGGGTACTGAGCAATTCGGGAGGACGCGAGGAGGTGCTGTGCAACGAACGCGAGTGGTGATCGTCGGAGGTGGGTTTGCCGGATACCACACGGCGAAGCACCTCGCCACTTACACGGATCCGAACGAGACCGAGATCGTGCTGATCAACCCGACGGACTACTTTCTGTATCTCCCGCTGCTGCCTGAGGTCGCGTCCGGAATCCTGGACCCGCGTGCGATCTCCGTCCCGCTGCCCGGAGCGATCCCCGGCGTGCGATTCGTGCTCGGTGAGGTGACCGGAGTCGATCCGCACCGCCGGGAACTGGCCTACACCGACCCCGAGGACAACCCGGGGTCGATGTCGTTCGATCGCATCGTCCTGGCCGCAGGCAGCGTGAACAAGCTGTTGCCCATTCCCGGGGTCGCCACGCACGGTAAGGGATTCCGGGGCGTACCGGAAGCGCTGTACTTCCGAGACCACGTCACCCGGCAGATCGAACTGGCAGCGGCCAGCAACGATCAGCAGGAGCGCGACGCTCGCTGCACGTTCGTCGTGGTCGGTGCGGGCTACACTGGAACGGAGGTCGCCGCTCAGGGCCCCGAGTTCACCGCGAAGCTCGCCCAGCGCCACCCGGAACTCGACGGCCAGCGGATCCGCTGGTTGCTCCTGGACGTCGCCGAGCGGGTGTTGCCGACACTCGACCGGCGACTGTCCCGCACGGCGGACAGCGTCCTGCGGGAGCGTGGTGTCGAGGTTCTCACCGAAACCTCCATCGGCGAGGCGTCGGAGTCGGGAGTCACGTTCCAGGACAGCGGGTCATTCGTCCCCACCCGATCGTTGATCTGGTGCGTGGGTGTGCGCCCGGACCCACTCGTGCAAGGGTTCGGGCTCGCGACCCAGCAGGGCAGGCTGGTGGTGACCGACGAGCTCTCGGTACCCGACCATCCGCACGTGTTCGCGTGCGGCGACGCGGCAGCGGTACCGGACCCCACACGCCCGGGCGAGTTGACGCCGATGACCGCCCAGCACGCGGTGCGACAGGGCACGCTCGCCGCTCGCAACGTCGCCGCGTCGCTCGGGAGGACCACGCCGTCCCGGTACCGCCATCGCGATCTCGGCTTCGTCGTGGACCTCGGCTCCGGCAAGGCGGCGGCGAACCCGCTGCACATTCCGATGTCGGGATTCCTCGCCAAGGTCGTGACGCGCGGCTATCACCTGATGGCCATGCCCGGCAACAGAGTCCGCGTCGCCCTGGACTGGCTGCTCGACGCGACGAGCGAACGTCAGCTGGTGCAACTCGGGATGGTCCGGTCCGGTACCGTGCCGCTGGACACCGAATCACCCGAGCTGCCGAAGCTACGTCCGTACCGGCACCAACAGCAGGTCGAAACCGGGGGCTGAGAACTCCCTGCAGAAGGTTTCTCGGTGGTCGGGTGAGCGGAACATCAGCGCCCCTCCTCGCGGGCACACGACGACAGCTCACTCTGCACGGACCGCTCAGGCGACGGTGCGCGTCATGATCGGGCCGAAGGGAACTCCGGCTCCCGCTTCTCGCGGAGCGCGGCAGCACCCTCGACGACGTCGGGCCCCATGAAGCAGAGCATCTCGTACGCCGCGGACTGGTCGAAGATCGGCCCCGCCATCTTGAGCCAGTTGCTCATCGCCCGCTTCGTCCACCGGATCGCGGGTTGGGAGCCGGTGGCCAGTGTCTCGGCGATCCGCATCGACTCGTCGAAGACTTGGTCGCGGGGCAACGCTTTGCTGACCATGCCGATCCGTTCGGCTTCCGCTCCGTCGAGCATCTCGCCCGTGAGCAGGTAGTAGCGCGCCTTGGCCATGCCGCAGAGCAGCGGCCACAGGATCGCCGCGTGGTCCCCGGCGGCGACGCCCAGTTTCACGTGCCCGTCGCCGAGTTTGGCGTCCTCGGCGCACACCGAGATGTCGGCGAGCAGCGCGACCACGGTCCCCGCCCCGACCGCGACGCCGTTGATCGCCGAGACGATCGGCTTCTCGCAGTTGATCATGTTGTAGACCATGTCGCTCATCTCGGAAAGCATGTGCGAGACACGGTCGTGGTCCCCGGCCATCCGCTGAACCATGCCGAGATCGCCCCCGGCGGAGAACGCCTTGCCCGCGCCGGTCACCACTGCCACCCGAGTCTCCGGGTCGGCGGAGACGTCGGAGAACACCCGGGCAAGCTCGGTGTGCATCTGCTCGTCGGTGGCGTTGTACTTCTCCGGCTGATCGAGCGTGATCAGCAGGACGCCGTTGTCCCGGCGCTCGAACGTCAACTGCTTGTAGTCGGCGAAATCCACGAGTGGTCCTTTCTGTGCTGTGGTGGTGGTGCGACGCGGGTGATCGGCTACTCGTTCACGGTGACCTCGTTCGGGCGCCCGGCAGCGGTGAACAGGTCGTCGGCGTATTCGGTCCTCGCCTGTTCGCGGGCCTTGTAGTGCACCTTCTTGCCGGTGGCGGTCACGGGTAGGGAGTCGACGAACCGGTAGGCGCGGGGGCGCTTGTACCCGGCCAGCATCGGATGGTCGCGACAGTGCCGGTCGCAGTCAGCCACCGTCAGCGTCTCGTCGGACGGCACGACGTAGGCGACCACGAGCCGGCCCCACCGCTCGTGCGGGACGCCGACGACCATCGAGTCCGCGACGGCCGGATGCTCGTTGAGTACTTCCTCGACCTGCACCGGATGGACGTTCTCCCCACCCGAGACGATCATGTCGTCCTTGCGGCCGACGATCGTCACGTACTCTGCGGCGTCCCAGGTGGCCAAGTCACCGATGTAGAGCCAGCCGTTGTGGAACTTCTGCGCCTCCTGCTCCGGCGCGTTGACGTACGCGTATCCGCACTTGGGCGAGCGCACGATCACCTCGCCGACCTCCGCGTCGTCCTTGGCCACGGTCTCGTGCGGTTCGGCGGGACGGTCGTCGAGTACCTTGACCACGGCGACGTCGTCGTCGGTGCAGGCACGCCCGGCGCTTCCGGCGTGCTGCGGCAGGTCCGCCGGCCGGAGGAAACTGTTCCAGAACGCCTCGGTCGTGCCGTAACCGTTGAAGATCCGCGGACACAGCACTTCCTGATACCGCAGGGCCGCCTCGCGTTCCAGTGGCGCCCCCATGGTGACGATCCCGCGCAGACTGGAAAGGTCTCGCGGTTTCTCGGCCTGCACGGAGGTGAGCATCGCCAGGTTCGTCGGCGCCCCGACGAGATAGGTGATGCCGGAGCGTTCCACTTCGTCCAGGAACGCCACCGGGTCGAACGCGCGCATCGGCACCACCTCGGAACCCAGGTAGAACGCCGCGTTCGGCCCGCCGGCGTACAAACCTCCACGATGGAACCACGGGGTCATGTTCAGTGTCCGATCCTCCGGTTCCATCGGAAAATGCATGATCACATCGTGCGCGGTGAAGATCTCGATCATGCTGTTGAGCGGAACCGCCTTGGGCATACCGGTGGTGCCGGAGGTGTAGAGCCGCGTCGTCTTGTCGTAGATCGTGCGGCCCGTGTCCGTCGGCGGGGTGCCACCGCGACTGAGCAACTCGTCGAAGGAAACCGTGCCAGGGCCCCGCTCGTCCCCGACTGCGACTACGAGGTCGGGCCGGTGCTCCGCGCGCTCCAGCGCGGCCGAGACCTCCTCCGACAACGCCGTGTCGTGGACGAAGACCCGTGGACGGCTGTCGTCGAGGATGTAGGCCGTCTCGCCGGGCGAGAGCCGGAAGTTGATCGGGGAGCCGACCGCACCCGCGGCTTGCGTCGCCAGATACAACTGCGCGAACTCTGGACTGTTGTAGAGCTGATAGACGACGAGGTCGCCGGGACGCACCCCTGCGGCGACCAGGCCTGCGGCGAGTTCGTCGACCCGAGTCCCGAGTTCGGCGTAGGTGAACCGTGTCCCGGTGTGCGGACACCGCATCGCCACGCGGTCGCCGTAACGGTGCACGTTGCGGCGGAATCCGCCGAGGTAGCTGAAATGATGCTCGATGAAGTTCCGGTAAGCGGTGGGATCGTAGGCGGGCATTGTTGCCTCCTCGTTGAGGTTCCGACGCACGGTGCGGTCGCAGTCCCCGCGTTCGGCGTCAGCTCATGGTGAGTCCACCACTGACGCTCACCGTCTGTCCGGTGAGATAGCCGGCTTCGTCGGAAGCGAAGAAGGCGACGGTGTTGGCGAGATCCCGGGGCTCGGCGAGTCGACGGAACGGGATGGCCTTGGTCAGCGACTCCCGCAGCTTCGGGTTGTCACCGCCGATCGATGCGAACAGCTCGGTGTCGGTCGGCCCGGGGCACACACAGTTCACGTTGATCCGGTTGCGCGCCATCTCGCGGGCGAGGGTCTTCGTGAACGACACGATGCCGCCCTTGGCGGCGGAGTACACCGCTTCACCGGACGAGCCGACCCGTGCCGCATCCGATCCGAGATTGACGATCGAACCCGACTGTCGCTCGACCATCAACGGCAACGCGGCCTTCGTGGTGTGCAGGGTGCCGTAGAGGTTGATCGCGATGATGCGGTCCCAGTCGGATTCGCTGCTGTCGATGAAGGGTTCGGCCTTGTCCCATCCCGCGTTGTTGACGAGCACGTCCAACCGCCCGAAGCGGGTGCGCACCTCGTCGATCATCGCCTCGACCGATTCCTTCGACGCCACGTCGGCATGCAGT
Coding sequences within it:
- a CDS encoding NAD(P)/FAD-dependent oxidoreductase translates to MQRTRVVIVGGGFAGYHTAKHLATYTDPNETEIVLINPTDYFLYLPLLPEVASGILDPRAISVPLPGAIPGVRFVLGEVTGVDPHRRELAYTDPEDNPGSMSFDRIVLAAGSVNKLLPIPGVATHGKGFRGVPEALYFRDHVTRQIELAAASNDQQERDARCTFVVVGAGYTGTEVAAQGPEFTAKLAQRHPELDGQRIRWLLLDVAERVLPTLDRRLSRTADSVLRERGVEVLTETSIGEASESGVTFQDSGSFVPTRSLIWCVGVRPDPLVQGFGLATQQGRLVVTDELSVPDHPHVFACGDAAAVPDPTRPGELTPMTAQHAVRQGTLAARNVAASLGRTTPSRYRHRDLGFVVDLGSGKAAANPLHIPMSGFLAKVVTRGYHLMAMPGNRVRVALDWLLDATSERQLVQLGMVRSGTVPLDTESPELPKLRPYRHQQQVETGG
- a CDS encoding SDR family NAD(P)-dependent oxidoreductase, yielding MGRLNDKIAVVTGAGRGIGKAIAEKLASEGSTVVVSDVDGESAAATAKELCGGAVGLHADVASKESVEAMIDEVRTRFGRLDVLVNNAGWDKAEPFIDSSESDWDRIIAINLYGTLHTTKAALPLMVERQSGSIVNLGSDAARVGSSGEAVYSAAKGGIVSFTKTLAREMARNRINVNCVCPGPTDTELFASIGGDNPKLRESLTKAIPFRRLAEPRDLANTVAFFASDEAGYLTGQTVSVSGGLTMS
- a CDS encoding enoyl-CoA hydratase/isomerase family protein, giving the protein MDFADYKQLTFERRDNGVLLITLDQPEKYNATDEQMHTELARVFSDVSADPETRVAVVTGAGKAFSAGGDLGMVQRMAGDHDRVSHMLSEMSDMVYNMINCEKPIVSAINGVAVGAGTVVALLADISVCAEDAKLGDGHVKLGVAAGDHAAILWPLLCGMAKARYYLLTGEMLDGAEAERIGMVSKALPRDQVFDESMRIAETLATGSQPAIRWTKRAMSNWLKMAGPIFDQSAAYEMLCFMGPDVVEGAAALREKREPEFPSARS
- a CDS encoding class I adenylate-forming enzyme family protein, with protein sequence MPAYDPTAYRNFIEHHFSYLGGFRRNVHRYGDRVAMRCPHTGTRFTYAELGTRVDELAAGLVAAGVRPGDLVVYQLYNSPEFAQLYLATQAAGAVGSPINFRLSPGETAYILDDSRPRVFVHDTALSEEVSAALERAEHRPDLVVAVGDERGPGTVSFDELLSRGGTPPTDTGRTIYDKTTRLYTSGTTGMPKAVPLNSMIEIFTAHDVIMHFPMEPEDRTLNMTPWFHRGGLYAGGPNAAFYLGSEVVPMRAFDPVAFLDEVERSGITYLVGAPTNLAMLTSVQAEKPRDLSSLRGIVTMGAPLEREAALRYQEVLCPRIFNGYGTTEAFWNSFLRPADLPQHAGSAGRACTDDDVAVVKVLDDRPAEPHETVAKDDAEVGEVIVRSPKCGYAYVNAPEQEAQKFHNGWLYIGDLATWDAAEYVTIVGRKDDMIVSGGENVHPVQVEEVLNEHPAVADSMVVGVPHERWGRLVVAYVVPSDETLTVADCDRHCRDHPMLAGYKRPRAYRFVDSLPVTATGKKVHYKAREQARTEYADDLFTAAGRPNEVTVNE